A genome region from Triticum aestivum cultivar Chinese Spring chromosome 2B, IWGSC CS RefSeq v2.1, whole genome shotgun sequence includes the following:
- the LOC123042190 gene encoding uncharacterized protein isoform X3: MVHHQKQYSTMGMIDDKQNVKVKGGGENVNVKEKKKRNKEEGDKKKEEMKMAKYKEEKERTRGNDKDNEKEKEKDDRSKMEENEKKMKAHKERKNDKENDEKEEKSKEQNDKKNCPQFFRSLITSSYMEQVTIPEDFHKYLEDCTGVVSLRGPSGNLWPVELAKISGELCFARGCKEFLCDHRIVYGYLLVFRYDGKSQFSVTVFLPTSCEAPYAFLAEPRHMGATAVAAEDENGHTGTNADGTAPQEEDSHIGTGADGTPQNEGEEEDASEEYEGFDNMSVDANGTGPQEEEEDALSENPENEEDSEWRSAPSHQQKEDQDKIDNGFVVGKRTRFRKVDDIMIEVVGSRKSKAKEGKRHEALSGDSECEGEALESGHRPPRKSKANEEKRPEAPSGDSLAELVRHSPKKSKAEGKRSTALASKGAASRDSLAESKRRPPKKPKAANGKRPQAPCGHSESEGAASGDSLAELVRRPPKKFRAEGKGSAASSASKGMASSHSLAVHTGVFAPESVCKDLTKLHKSFGKKHSMKAQFPMFNKSNSENQPCRVIVKVQRRPELKSQRRPITQRDEEYAMERTQRFQSKRPFVIKEMKHTDVYVSYFMIIPDMFVEKFLPKESRKMTLWDPQAKPWKVWYEYTGGECPRAAFSAGWGALAMENYLEERDLCVFELLDDDYNIKLHVYRAVLDISPFALAPKYRQQGCA; the protein is encoded by the exons ATGGTACACCATCAAAAGCAATATAGCACTATGGGCATGATAGATGATAAGCAGAATGTGAAAGTAAAAGGGGGAGGTGAAAATGTGAAtgtgaaagagaaaaagaaacgaaACAAAGAAGAAGGTGATAAGAAAAAGGAGGAGATGAAGATGGCTAAGTATAAGGAGGAGAAAGAGAGAACGAGGGGTAATGACAAGGAtaatgagaaggagaaggagaaggatgaTCGGAGCAAAATggaagaaaatgagaagaagatgaAGGCACATAAGGAAAGAAAGAATGATAAGGAGAAtgatgaaaaggaggagaagtcgAAGGAGCAGAATGACAAAAAAAATTGCCCGCAATTCTTTAGGTCGCTCATAACCAGTTCATATATGGAACAAGTG ACAATTCCGGAAGACTTCCACAAATACTTGGAAGACTGTACAGGAGTGGTTTCACTGAGAGGTCCAAGCGGAAATTTATGGCCCGTAGAGCTGGCTAAAATCTCCGGGGAGCTATGCTTTGCACGTGGATGCAAGGAGTTCCTCTGCGACCATCGCATCGTGTATGGCTACCTGCTGGTTTTCCGTTATGACGGGAAGTCACAGTTCTCAGTCACGGTATTCTTGCCAACATCGTGTGAGGCGCCGTACGCGTTTCTCGCCGAACCGCGGCACATGGGCGCCACCGCTGTGGCAGCAGAGGATGAGAATGGGCACACAGGCACCAATGCAGATGGTACTGCCCCGCAAGAAGAAGATTCTCACATTGGCACAGGTGCAGATGGTACCCCACAAaatgaaggagaagaagaagatgcttcAGAAGAATATGAAGGGTTCGACAACATGAGTGTCGATGCTAACGGCACTGgtccacaagaggaagaagaagacgcatTATCCGAGAATCCGGAGAATGAGGAAGACAGTGAATGGCGCAGCGCACCATCGCATCAACAGAAGGAGGATCAAGACAAGATCGACAATGGTTTTGTGGTCGGGAAGAGGACTAGGTTCAGGAAGGTTGATGATATCATGATAGAAGTGGTCGGATCCAGGAAGTCCAAGGCTAAGGAGGGGAAAAGGCATGAAGCTCTATCTGGTGATTCGGAGTGTGAAGGAGAAGCATTAG AATCGGGGCATCGTCCACCCAGGAAGTCCAAGGCTAATGAGGAGAAAAGGCCTGAAGCTCCATCAGGTGATAGTTTGGCAG AATTGGTCCGTCATTCACCCAAGAAGTCCAAGGCTGAGGGGAAAAGGTCTACTGCTTTAGCTTCTAAAGGAGCAGCATCACGTGACAGTTTGGCAG AATCAAAGCGTCGTCCACCCAAGAAGCCCAAGGCTGCGAATGGGAAAAGGCCTCAAGCTCCATGTGGCCATTCGGAGTCTGAGGGAGCAGCATCAGGTGACAGTTTGGCAG AATTGGTTCGTCGTCCACCCAAGAAGTTCCGGGCTGAGGGGAAAGGGTCTGCTGCTTCATCAGCTTCTAAAGGAATGGCATCAAGTCACAGTTTGGCAG TTCATACAGGTGTATTCGCGCCAGAATCCGTATGCAAGGACTTAACCAAATTACACAAATCTTTTGGTAAAAAACATAGTATGAAGGCTCAGTTCCCGATGTTCAATAAGAGCAATAGTGAAAACCAACCTTGTAGAG TTATCGTCAAGGTTCAGAGAAGGCCGGAATTAAAGTCGCAGAGACGTCCAATAACCCAAAGGGACGAGGAATACGCTATGGAAAGGACACAGAGGTTCCAATCcaagaggcccttcgtgatcaagGAAATGAAGCACACCGATGTCTATGTGTCGTACTTCATG ATCATTCCAGACATGTTCGTTGAAAAATTCCTCCCGAAAGAAAGCAGGAAGATGACGCTGTGGGACCCACAGGCGAAGCCATGGAAGGTGTGGTACGAGTACACCGGCGGGGAGTGTCCCCGTGCGGCGTTCAGTGCCGGGTGGGGCGCGCTCGCCATGGAGAACTATCTGGAAGAGAGGGACTTGTGTGTGTTCGAGCTCCTGGACGATGACTACAACATCAAGCTGCATGTCTATAGGGCCGTGCTGGATATCAGCCCCTTCGCCCTGGCCCCAAAATATCGTCAACAGGGTTGTGCATAG
- the LOC123042190 gene encoding uncharacterized protein isoform X2: protein MVHHQKQYSTMGMIDDKQNVKVKGGGENVNVKEKKKRNKEEGDKKKEEMKMAKYKEEKERTRGNDKDNEKEKEKDDRSKMEENEKKMKAHKERKNDKENDEKEEKSKEQNDKKNCPQFFRSLITSSYMEQVTIPEDFHKYLEDCTGVVSLRGPSGNLWPVELAKISGELCFARGCKEFLCDHRIVYGYLLVFRYDGKSQFSVTVFLPTSCEAPYAFLAEPRHMGATAVAAEDENGHTGTNADGTAPQEEDSHIGTGADGTPQNEGEEEDASEEYEGFDNMSVDANGTGPQEEEEDALSENPENEEDSEWRSAPSHQQKEDQDKIDNGFVVGKRTRFRKVDDIMIEVVGSRKSKAKEGKRHEALSGDSECEGEALGDSLAKSGHRPPRKSKANEEKRPEAPSGDSLAELVRHSPKKSKAEGKRSTALASKGAASRDSLAESKRRPPKKPKAANGKRPQAPCGHSESEGAASGDSLAELVRRPPKKFRAEGKGSAASSASKGMASSHSLAVHTGVFAPESVCKDLTKLHKSFGKKHSMKAQFPMFNKSNSENQPCRVIVKVQRRPELKSQRRPITQRDEEYAMERTQRFQSKRPFVIKEMKHTDVYVSYFMIIPDMFVEKFLPKESRKMTLWDPQAKPWKVWYEYTGGECPRAAFSAGWGALAMENYLEERDLCVFELLDDDYNIKLHVYRAVLDISPFALAPKYRQQGCA, encoded by the exons ATGGTACACCATCAAAAGCAATATAGCACTATGGGCATGATAGATGATAAGCAGAATGTGAAAGTAAAAGGGGGAGGTGAAAATGTGAAtgtgaaagagaaaaagaaacgaaACAAAGAAGAAGGTGATAAGAAAAAGGAGGAGATGAAGATGGCTAAGTATAAGGAGGAGAAAGAGAGAACGAGGGGTAATGACAAGGAtaatgagaaggagaaggagaaggatgaTCGGAGCAAAATggaagaaaatgagaagaagatgaAGGCACATAAGGAAAGAAAGAATGATAAGGAGAAtgatgaaaaggaggagaagtcgAAGGAGCAGAATGACAAAAAAAATTGCCCGCAATTCTTTAGGTCGCTCATAACCAGTTCATATATGGAACAAGTG ACAATTCCGGAAGACTTCCACAAATACTTGGAAGACTGTACAGGAGTGGTTTCACTGAGAGGTCCAAGCGGAAATTTATGGCCCGTAGAGCTGGCTAAAATCTCCGGGGAGCTATGCTTTGCACGTGGATGCAAGGAGTTCCTCTGCGACCATCGCATCGTGTATGGCTACCTGCTGGTTTTCCGTTATGACGGGAAGTCACAGTTCTCAGTCACGGTATTCTTGCCAACATCGTGTGAGGCGCCGTACGCGTTTCTCGCCGAACCGCGGCACATGGGCGCCACCGCTGTGGCAGCAGAGGATGAGAATGGGCACACAGGCACCAATGCAGATGGTACTGCCCCGCAAGAAGAAGATTCTCACATTGGCACAGGTGCAGATGGTACCCCACAAaatgaaggagaagaagaagatgcttcAGAAGAATATGAAGGGTTCGACAACATGAGTGTCGATGCTAACGGCACTGgtccacaagaggaagaagaagacgcatTATCCGAGAATCCGGAGAATGAGGAAGACAGTGAATGGCGCAGCGCACCATCGCATCAACAGAAGGAGGATCAAGACAAGATCGACAATGGTTTTGTGGTCGGGAAGAGGACTAGGTTCAGGAAGGTTGATGATATCATGATAGAAGTGGTCGGATCCAGGAAGTCCAAGGCTAAGGAGGGGAAAAGGCATGAAGCTCTATCTGGTGATTCGGAGTGTGAAGGAGAAGCATTAGGTGACAGTTTAGCAA AATCGGGGCATCGTCCACCCAGGAAGTCCAAGGCTAATGAGGAGAAAAGGCCTGAAGCTCCATCAGGTGATAGTTTGGCAG AATTGGTCCGTCATTCACCCAAGAAGTCCAAGGCTGAGGGGAAAAGGTCTACTGCTTTAGCTTCTAAAGGAGCAGCATCACGTGACAGTTTGGCAG AATCAAAGCGTCGTCCACCCAAGAAGCCCAAGGCTGCGAATGGGAAAAGGCCTCAAGCTCCATGTGGCCATTCGGAGTCTGAGGGAGCAGCATCAGGTGACAGTTTGGCAG AATTGGTTCGTCGTCCACCCAAGAAGTTCCGGGCTGAGGGGAAAGGGTCTGCTGCTTCATCAGCTTCTAAAGGAATGGCATCAAGTCACAGTTTGGCAG TTCATACAGGTGTATTCGCGCCAGAATCCGTATGCAAGGACTTAACCAAATTACACAAATCTTTTGGTAAAAAACATAGTATGAAGGCTCAGTTCCCGATGTTCAATAAGAGCAATAGTGAAAACCAACCTTGTAGAG TTATCGTCAAGGTTCAGAGAAGGCCGGAATTAAAGTCGCAGAGACGTCCAATAACCCAAAGGGACGAGGAATACGCTATGGAAAGGACACAGAGGTTCCAATCcaagaggcccttcgtgatcaagGAAATGAAGCACACCGATGTCTATGTGTCGTACTTCATG ATCATTCCAGACATGTTCGTTGAAAAATTCCTCCCGAAAGAAAGCAGGAAGATGACGCTGTGGGACCCACAGGCGAAGCCATGGAAGGTGTGGTACGAGTACACCGGCGGGGAGTGTCCCCGTGCGGCGTTCAGTGCCGGGTGGGGCGCGCTCGCCATGGAGAACTATCTGGAAGAGAGGGACTTGTGTGTGTTCGAGCTCCTGGACGATGACTACAACATCAAGCTGCATGTCTATAGGGCCGTGCTGGATATCAGCCCCTTCGCCCTGGCCCCAAAATATCGTCAACAGGGTTGTGCATAG
- the LOC123042190 gene encoding uncharacterized protein isoform X1, producing MVHHQKQYSTMGMIDDKQNVKVKGGGENVNVKEKKKRNKEEGDKKKEEMKMAKYKEEKERTRGNDKDNEKEKEKDDRSKMEENEKKMKAHKERKNDKENDEKEEKSKEQNDKKNCPQFFRSLITSSYMEQVTIPEDFHKYLEDCTGVVSLRGPSGNLWPVELAKISGELCFARGCKEFLCDHRIVYGYLLVFRYDGKSQFSVTVFLPTSCEAPYAFLAEPRHMGATAVAAEDENGHTGTNADGTAPQEEDSHIGTGADGTPQNEGEEEDASEEYEGFDNMSVDANGTGPQEEEEDALSENPENEEDSEWRSAPSHQQKEDQDKIDNGFVVGKRTRFRKVDDIMIEVVGSRKSKAKEGKRHEALSGDSECEGEALGDSLAKSGHRPPRKSKANEEKRPEAPSGDSLAELVRHSPKKSKAEGKRSTALASKGAASRDSLAESKRRPPKKPKAANGKRPQAPCGHSESEGAASGDSLAELVRRPPKKFRAEGKGSAASSASKGMASSHSLAGVFAPESVCKDLTKLHKSFGKKHSMKAQFPMFNKSNSENQPCRVIVKVQRRPELKSQRRPITQRDEEYAMERTQRFQSKRPFVIKEMKHTDVYVSYFMVIDQILLWMDTHILKLHCSLTDRPGTLQIIPDMFVEKFLPKESRKMTLWDPQAKPWKVWYEYTGGECPRAAFSAGWGALAMENYLEERDLCVFELLDDDYNIKLHVYRAVLDISPFALAPKYRQQGCA from the exons ATGGTACACCATCAAAAGCAATATAGCACTATGGGCATGATAGATGATAAGCAGAATGTGAAAGTAAAAGGGGGAGGTGAAAATGTGAAtgtgaaagagaaaaagaaacgaaACAAAGAAGAAGGTGATAAGAAAAAGGAGGAGATGAAGATGGCTAAGTATAAGGAGGAGAAAGAGAGAACGAGGGGTAATGACAAGGAtaatgagaaggagaaggagaaggatgaTCGGAGCAAAATggaagaaaatgagaagaagatgaAGGCACATAAGGAAAGAAAGAATGATAAGGAGAAtgatgaaaaggaggagaagtcgAAGGAGCAGAATGACAAAAAAAATTGCCCGCAATTCTTTAGGTCGCTCATAACCAGTTCATATATGGAACAAGTG ACAATTCCGGAAGACTTCCACAAATACTTGGAAGACTGTACAGGAGTGGTTTCACTGAGAGGTCCAAGCGGAAATTTATGGCCCGTAGAGCTGGCTAAAATCTCCGGGGAGCTATGCTTTGCACGTGGATGCAAGGAGTTCCTCTGCGACCATCGCATCGTGTATGGCTACCTGCTGGTTTTCCGTTATGACGGGAAGTCACAGTTCTCAGTCACGGTATTCTTGCCAACATCGTGTGAGGCGCCGTACGCGTTTCTCGCCGAACCGCGGCACATGGGCGCCACCGCTGTGGCAGCAGAGGATGAGAATGGGCACACAGGCACCAATGCAGATGGTACTGCCCCGCAAGAAGAAGATTCTCACATTGGCACAGGTGCAGATGGTACCCCACAAaatgaaggagaagaagaagatgcttcAGAAGAATATGAAGGGTTCGACAACATGAGTGTCGATGCTAACGGCACTGgtccacaagaggaagaagaagacgcatTATCCGAGAATCCGGAGAATGAGGAAGACAGTGAATGGCGCAGCGCACCATCGCATCAACAGAAGGAGGATCAAGACAAGATCGACAATGGTTTTGTGGTCGGGAAGAGGACTAGGTTCAGGAAGGTTGATGATATCATGATAGAAGTGGTCGGATCCAGGAAGTCCAAGGCTAAGGAGGGGAAAAGGCATGAAGCTCTATCTGGTGATTCGGAGTGTGAAGGAGAAGCATTAGGTGACAGTTTAGCAA AATCGGGGCATCGTCCACCCAGGAAGTCCAAGGCTAATGAGGAGAAAAGGCCTGAAGCTCCATCAGGTGATAGTTTGGCAG AATTGGTCCGTCATTCACCCAAGAAGTCCAAGGCTGAGGGGAAAAGGTCTACTGCTTTAGCTTCTAAAGGAGCAGCATCACGTGACAGTTTGGCAG AATCAAAGCGTCGTCCACCCAAGAAGCCCAAGGCTGCGAATGGGAAAAGGCCTCAAGCTCCATGTGGCCATTCGGAGTCTGAGGGAGCAGCATCAGGTGACAGTTTGGCAG AATTGGTTCGTCGTCCACCCAAGAAGTTCCGGGCTGAGGGGAAAGGGTCTGCTGCTTCATCAGCTTCTAAAGGAATGGCATCAAGTCACAGTTTGGCAG GTGTATTCGCGCCAGAATCCGTATGCAAGGACTTAACCAAATTACACAAATCTTTTGGTAAAAAACATAGTATGAAGGCTCAGTTCCCGATGTTCAATAAGAGCAATAGTGAAAACCAACCTTGTAGAG TTATCGTCAAGGTTCAGAGAAGGCCGGAATTAAAGTCGCAGAGACGTCCAATAACCCAAAGGGACGAGGAATACGCTATGGAAAGGACACAGAGGTTCCAATCcaagaggcccttcgtgatcaagGAAATGAAGCACACCGATGTCTATGTGTCGTACTTCATGGTAATTGATCAAATTCTTCTCTGGATGGATACACATATTCTAAAACTGCATTGCTCACTTACTGATCGACCTGGGACACTGCAGATCATTCCAGACATGTTCGTTGAAAAATTCCTCCCGAAAGAAAGCAGGAAGATGACGCTGTGGGACCCACAGGCGAAGCCATGGAAGGTGTGGTACGAGTACACCGGCGGGGAGTGTCCCCGTGCGGCGTTCAGTGCCGGGTGGGGCGCGCTCGCCATGGAGAACTATCTGGAAGAGAGGGACTTGTGTGTGTTCGAGCTCCTGGACGATGACTACAACATCAAGCTGCATGTCTATAGGGCCGTGCTGGATATCAGCCCCTTCGCCCTGGCCCCAAAATATCGTCAACAGGGTTGTGCATAG